From one Novosphingobium sp. genomic stretch:
- a CDS encoding rhodanese-related sulfurtransferase: MTETPLTPNPLTVAALYQFAPFADCAALRAPLQALCDEQGIKGTLLLAPEGINGTVAGTDDAIARLLEHIRALPGCAGLDVKFSTAPAMPFHRMKVRIKREIVTMGQPDIDPLASVGTYVEPQDWNALIADPDTIVIDTRNDYEVAVGTFAGAIDPHTRSFSEFPAWFREQREALLSAGKPPRVAMFCTGGIRCEKSTAFLKAEGVEEVYHLKGGILNYLEQVPEADSLWQGECFVFDQRVTIGHGLAQGSHLLCHACRRPITQADTASPLYEEGVSCPACHGERTDAQRASYRERHRQEALALARGEAHLGARHDLRHDADTSS, encoded by the coding sequence ATGACCGAGACCCCGTTGACCCCAAACCCTCTCACAGTTGCCGCGCTTTATCAGTTCGCGCCCTTTGCCGATTGCGCCGCCCTGCGCGCGCCCTTGCAGGCTTTGTGCGACGAGCAAGGCATCAAGGGCACGCTGCTGCTGGCGCCCGAGGGGATCAACGGCACCGTTGCGGGCACCGATGATGCCATCGCGCGCCTGCTGGAGCATATCCGCGCCCTGCCCGGATGCGCCGGGCTGGATGTGAAATTCTCGACCGCGCCTGCCATGCCCTTTCACCGCATGAAGGTGCGCATCAAGCGCGAGATCGTCACCATGGGCCAGCCCGACATCGACCCGCTGGCGAGCGTGGGCACCTATGTCGAGCCGCAGGACTGGAACGCGCTGATCGCCGATCCCGACACCATTGTCATCGACACCCGCAACGATTACGAGGTGGCCGTGGGCACTTTCGCGGGCGCCATCGATCCCCACACCCGCAGCTTCAGTGAATTTCCCGCATGGTTCCGGGAGCAGCGCGAGGCTCTGCTGAGTGCTGGCAAGCCGCCCAGGGTGGCGATGTTCTGCACCGGCGGCATCCGCTGCGAGAAATCCACCGCCTTTCTAAAGGCCGAAGGCGTGGAGGAGGTCTATCACCTCAAGGGCGGCATCCTCAACTATCTGGAACAGGTGCCCGAGGCCGACAGCCTGTGGCAGGGCGAATGCTTCGTCTTCGACCAGCGCGTCACCATCGGCCATGGGCTGGCGCAGGGCAGCCATCTGCTCTGCCACGCCTGCCGCCGCCCGATCACGCAGGCCGACACCGCCTCGCCGCTCTATGAGGAAGGCGTGAGCTGCCCCGCCTGCCATGGCGAACGCACCGATGCCCAGCGCGCCTCCTATCGCGAAAGGCACCGGCAGGAGGCGCTGGCCCTGGCGCGCGGCGAAGCCCATCTCGGCGCGCGGCACGATCTGCGTCACGATGCCGACACCTCCTCCTGA
- a CDS encoding DUF808 domain-containing protein, producing MSVGLLALLDDVAMIARGAAASLDDIAAGAAQAGAKAAGVVIDDAAVTPTYVSDFTPDRELPVIARIAKGSLINKLVILLPLALLLSALLPGAITPLLMLGGLYLSYEGAEKLVEKLTGHHEEDEEARPTSAAAFEQARVSGAVRTDLILSAEIMAIALAEVTAEPLVERAIVLALVGVAMTALVYGTVGLIVKLDDIGLHLARKGGPALQAIGRVLVTGTPTLLKALAGIGTAAMLWVGGGILLHGTAELGWPLLADWQHGMAHHVEAALAGFPGAALGWLVSAALAGVCGLVAGFVVVGATHGLPALLKGGKA from the coding sequence ATGTCGGTGGGATTGCTCGCCTTGCTTGACGATGTGGCGATGATCGCGCGCGGGGCCGCCGCCTCGCTCGATGATATCGCCGCCGGGGCCGCGCAGGCCGGGGCCAAGGCCGCCGGGGTGGTGATCGACGATGCGGCGGTCACCCCCACCTATGTCAGCGATTTCACCCCGGACCGCGAACTGCCGGTGATCGCGCGGATCGCCAAGGGCAGCCTGATCAACAAGCTGGTGATCCTGCTGCCGCTGGCGCTACTGCTTTCGGCCCTGCTGCCCGGCGCGATCACGCCGCTGCTGATGCTGGGCGGGCTGTATCTGAGCTATGAGGGCGCCGAGAAGCTGGTCGAAAAACTGACAGGCCATCACGAGGAGGATGAGGAGGCCCGCCCCACCAGCGCCGCCGCTTTCGAGCAGGCGCGTGTGTCGGGCGCGGTGCGCACCGATCTGATCCTCTCGGCCGAGATCATGGCGATCGCTCTGGCCGAAGTCACTGCCGAGCCGCTGGTCGAGCGGGCCATCGTGCTGGCGCTGGTGGGCGTGGCGATGACGGCGCTGGTCTATGGCACGGTGGGGCTGATCGTGAAGCTGGACGATATCGGCCTGCATCTGGCGCGCAAGGGCGGTCCGGCGCTGCAAGCGATCGGCCGTGTGCTGGTGACGGGCACGCCGACCTTGCTCAAGGCGCTGGCGGGCATTGGCACGGCCGCGATGCTTTGGGTGGGCGGCGGTATTCTGCTGCACGGCACGGCGGAATTAGGCTGGCCGCTGCTGGCCGACTGGCAGCATGGCATGGCGCATCATGTCGAAGCGGCGCTGGCGGGCTTTCCCGGCGCGGCGCTGGGCTGGCTGGTCTCGGCGGCTCTGGCGGGCGTGTGCGGGCTGGTTGCGGGCTTTGTGGTGGTGGGGGCGACGCATGGCCTGCCTGCCCTGCTGAAGGGAGGCAAAGCATGA
- a CDS encoding NAD(P)H-dependent oxidoreductase → MSVEHVTGIEHRVAVLVGSLRKESINRKLAHAFIELAPAELKLSIVEIGDLPLYNQDLDETPPAQWVRFREEIAQARAVLFVTPEYNRSVPGVLKNAIDVGSRPYGHSVWNGKPGAVISASPGGIGGFGANHHLRQSLVFLNVPTMQQPEAYLGHAEKLLDADGKPGSEDNRKFLASIIDAFAHWVDIHHY, encoded by the coding sequence ATGAGCGTTGAACACGTCACAGGCATCGAACATAGGGTCGCGGTTCTGGTCGGCAGCCTGCGCAAGGAGTCAATCAACCGCAAGCTGGCCCACGCCTTTATCGAACTGGCACCCGCCGAACTGAAGCTGTCCATCGTCGAGATCGGCGACCTGCCGCTCTACAATCAGGACCTCGATGAGACACCGCCCGCGCAGTGGGTGCGTTTCCGCGAGGAGATCGCGCAAGCCCGCGCCGTGCTTTTCGTGACGCCCGAATACAACCGCTCTGTGCCCGGCGTGCTGAAGAACGCCATCGATGTCGGCTCTCGCCCCTATGGCCACAGCGTGTGGAACGGCAAGCCCGGCGCGGTGATCAGCGCCTCGCCCGGTGGCATCGGCGGTTTTGGCGCCAACCACCATCTGCGCCAGTCGCTGGTCTTCCTCAATGTGCCCACCATGCAGCAGCCCGAGGCCTATCTGGGCCATGCCGAAAAGCTGCTGGATGCGGATGGCAAGCCTGGCAGCGAGGACAATCGCAAGTTCCTCGCCAGCATCATCGATGCCTTCGCACACTGGGTCGATATTCACCATTACTGA
- the otsB gene encoding trehalose-phosphatase, which yields MTDFSPSPEEGSIACLDLQMPPPQLLENASLFLDFDGTLVDLADRPDAVHVPPGLHDLLGALGRRLAGRLAIVSGRGARDVADQLGQPPCLIVGSHGAEFRDATGRITAPPRSPTLEEAVLAVRAFADGKQGLLVEDKPQGVALHYRLSPARQDECDAFAQDLARRTGLYLQTGKMMVELRMGGADKGIALNRLMGQTAMRGTRPVFLGDDDTDETAFRAARALGGAGILVGPVRVTAALWRLPDVAHVHDWLAEAVA from the coding sequence ATGACGGATTTTTCTCCATCGCCCGAAGAGGGCTCGATCGCCTGCCTTGATCTGCAGATGCCTCCCCCGCAACTGCTTGAAAATGCCAGCCTCTTTCTCGATTTCGACGGCACGCTGGTCGATCTGGCGGACCGGCCGGACGCTGTGCATGTGCCGCCCGGACTTCATGATCTGCTCGGCGCGCTGGGCCGACGCCTTGCCGGGCGGCTGGCCATTGTCAGCGGGCGCGGCGCGCGCGATGTCGCCGATCAACTGGGGCAGCCGCCCTGCCTGATCGTGGGCAGCCATGGCGCCGAATTTCGCGATGCCACCGGGCGGATCACCGCCCCGCCGCGCTCGCCCACGCTGGAAGAGGCCGTGCTGGCGGTCCGCGCCTTTGCCGATGGCAAGCAGGGGCTGCTGGTGGAAGACAAGCCGCAGGGCGTGGCCCTTCACTATCGCCTCTCCCCCGCGCGTCAGGATGAGTGTGACGCTTTCGCTCAGGATCTGGCGCGCCGGACTGGGCTCTATCTCCAGACCGGCAAGATGATGGTGGAGCTGCGCATGGGCGGGGCCGACAAGGGCATCGCGCTCAACCGGCTGATGGGCCAGACCGCCATGCGTGGCACCAGGCCGGTGTTTCTGGGCGATGACGACACCGATGAAACCGCCTTCCGTGCCGCGCGGGCGCTGGGCGGGGCGGGCATTCTGGTCGGCCCGGTGCGGGTGACGGCGGCGCTGTGGCGTCTGCCCGATGTGGCCCATGTGCATGACTGGCTGGCGGAGGCGGTGGCATGA
- a CDS encoding HlyD family secretion protein: MSEPSSPAPEATSEEADSPAKKRRARLILTVLGVTALVSGGIWLVNYETTGKYLEDTNDATIQVDSVVVSPRIAGYVAQVLVTDNQDVKAGTPLVRIDARDFQAKSSQASAQIEVADALVANAKAGIGEQEAAIEQSRAQLVVAQAKAAYDAEQVRRYTPLVASGAEQGQQLAQLRSNAQQSAAQVRAQQAAILGQQRRITSLQAQIEQAKAQGAGGKAQLAAANVDVDATLIRASEDGRIGDKTVTPGQYVQAGTRLMTLVPLSKIYVTANFKETQLELMRPGQPVKIKVDALGGRAVNGTVESMAPGTGAQFSLIPPSNATGNFTKIVQRVPVRIRIDADAATRRLLVPGLSVTTIVNTKAAKDEAR; this comes from the coding sequence ATGAGCGAGCCTTCCTCCCCCGCCCCAGAAGCCACGTCCGAGGAGGCCGACAGCCCCGCCAAAAAGCGCCGCGCGCGGCTGATTCTCACGGTTCTGGGGGTGACGGCGCTGGTCAGCGGCGGCATCTGGCTGGTCAATTACGAGACCACCGGAAAATATCTCGAAGACACCAATGACGCGACGATTCAGGTCGATTCGGTGGTCGTCTCGCCGCGTATCGCGGGATATGTCGCGCAGGTGCTGGTGACGGACAATCAGGATGTGAAGGCCGGCACGCCGCTGGTGCGCATCGATGCCCGCGATTTCCAGGCGAAGTCCTCGCAGGCCTCGGCGCAGATCGAGGTGGCCGATGCGCTGGTCGCCAATGCCAAGGCCGGGATCGGCGAGCAGGAAGCCGCCATCGAGCAATCGCGCGCGCAGTTGGTGGTGGCGCAGGCCAAGGCGGCCTATGATGCCGAGCAGGTGCGCCGCTACACGCCGCTGGTGGCCAGCGGGGCCGAGCAGGGCCAGCAACTGGCGCAGCTTCGCAGCAATGCCCAGCAGTCGGCGGCGCAGGTCCGCGCGCAGCAGGCCGCGATCCTTGGCCAACAGCGCCGCATCACCTCGCTTCAGGCCCAGATCGAGCAGGCCAAGGCGCAGGGCGCGGGCGGCAAGGCGCAGCTGGCCGCCGCAAACGTCGATGTCGATGCCACGCTGATCCGCGCCAGCGAGGATGGCCGCATCGGCGACAAGACCGTCACCCCGGGCCAGTATGTGCAGGCGGGCACCCGCCTGATGACGCTGGTGCCGCTGTCTAAAATCTACGTCACCGCCAATTTCAAGGAAACGCAGCTTGAGCTGATGCGCCCCGGTCAGCCGGTGAAGATCAAGGTCGATGCCCTGGGTGGACGTGCCGTCAACGGCACGGTGGAGAGCATGGCGCCGGGCACGGGGGCGCAATTCTCGCTGATCCCGCCCAGCAACGCCACGGGCAATTTCACCAAGATCGTGCAGCGCGTGCCGGTGCGCATCCGCATCGATGCCGATGCTGCCACCCGCCGCCTGCTGGTGCCGGGGCTGTCGGTGACCACGATTGTGAACACGAAAGCCGCCAAGGATGAGGCGCGCTAA
- a CDS encoding nitronate monooxygenase, whose amino-acid sequence MSFLDQLGVTIPLVQAPMAGVSTPEMAAAVSDAGALGSIAVGATDAAGAGVMIAKTRALTDRPFNVNFFVHAKPQADPVREAAWLEALAPSFAEFGAQPPAQLSTIYTSFADDPAMLALLLEARPAVVSFHFGLPSAEAIAALKAAGIVLLACATSPAEALAVAATGVDAVVAQGIEAGGHRGIFDPEGQDDRLGTLALTRLLVKQGRLPVVAAGGIMDGAGIAAALKLGAVAAQLGTAFVPCPESAADAAFRAALAGPGAGHTVFTKLISGRIARSLPNRFTALESALGGLQPPDYPRTYDAGKALNAAAKAQGESGFAAQWAGQGAPLARAWPAAELVVLLARELAQAQG is encoded by the coding sequence ATGAGTTTCCTCGATCAACTGGGTGTGACGATCCCCCTTGTGCAGGCGCCGATGGCGGGTGTTTCCACGCCGGAGATGGCGGCGGCGGTCAGCGATGCGGGCGCTCTGGGCTCCATCGCGGTGGGCGCCACCGATGCGGCGGGCGCCGGGGTGATGATCGCGAAGACCCGCGCGCTGACCGACCGGCCTTTCAACGTCAATTTCTTCGTCCATGCCAAGCCTCAGGCCGATCCTGTGCGAGAAGCGGCATGGCTGGAGGCTTTGGCGCCCAGTTTCGCGGAATTTGGCGCGCAGCCGCCTGCGCAGCTCTCCACCATCTACACCAGCTTTGCCGACGATCCCGCCATGCTGGCCCTTCTGCTGGAGGCGCGCCCGGCGGTGGTCAGCTTCCATTTCGGCCTGCCCTCGGCGGAAGCGATCGCGGCGTTGAAGGCGGCTGGCATCGTGCTGCTGGCCTGCGCCACCAGCCCCGCCGAGGCGCTGGCGGTGGCCGCTACGGGCGTCGATGCGGTGGTGGCCCAGGGCATCGAGGCAGGTGGCCATCGCGGCATTTTCGATCCCGAAGGACAGGACGACCGGCTGGGCACGCTGGCGCTTACCCGCCTGCTGGTGAAGCAAGGTCGCCTGCCGGTTGTCGCGGCGGGCGGGATCATGGATGGCGCGGGAATCGCCGCCGCGTTGAAGCTGGGTGCCGTCGCCGCGCAATTGGGCACCGCCTTTGTGCCTTGCCCGGAAAGCGCCGCCGATGCCGCGTTCCGGGCTGCTCTGGCGGGGCCGGGGGCGGGGCATACGGTGTTTACCAAGCTGATCTCGGGCCGTATCGCGCGCAGCCTGCCCAACCGCTTTACCGCCCTGGAATCCGCGCTGGGTGGGTTGCAGCCGCCCGACTACCCCCGCACCTATGATGCCGGAAAGGCGCTTAACGCCGCCGCCAAGGCGCAAGGCGAGAGCGGCTTTGCCGCGCAATGGGCGGGGCAGGGCGCTCCACTGGCGCGTGCCTGGCCCGCCGCCGAACTGGTGGTGCTGCTGGCGCGCGAACTGGCGCAGGCGCAGGGCTGA
- a CDS encoding glycoside hydrolase family 15 protein, producing the protein MSGLDLWVIGNCHVSALIDRAGRMVWGCVPRVDGDPLFSALIGGEEPEHGFWSVELEDVAETTQSYLTNTSVLVTRQSDGAGNTIEILDFCPYFRRHGRTYRPVAFARIVRPVSGNPRIRMRLRPTRNWGHPARGVVGGTNHIRYPTEAMVMRLTTTAPVGYIHEERLFRLEGTMHFFLGPDESFSADMSSTLDEMLKNTADEWREWVRGLAIPLEWQGAVIRSAITLKLCQHEESGAIVAALTTSIPEHKGSQRNWDYRYCWIRDAYYTVQALNRLGALDVLEGYLVYLRNIVDSARGGHIQPLYGVLGEATLHEREEELLSGYRGMGPVRVGNLAYEQVQHDAYGQIVLSNTQAFFDERLFRKAGIDDFQSLERVGERAWHHYDQPDAGLWELRTRQSVHTYSAAMCWAACDRLANAAHVLGLEERSTLWQERADTIRTRIETAAWRPDTRRLSATFSGDDLDASVLQLLELRFLAPDDERFQDTLAAVEEGLRRGSHMLRYATEDDFGLPQTAFNVCTFWLIEALYYTGREAEARALFEEMLSRRTAAGLLSEDIDPVTGELWGNYPQTYSLVGIINCAVLLSKPWSSIR; encoded by the coding sequence ATGAGCGGTCTTGATCTCTGGGTGATCGGCAATTGCCATGTCAGCGCGCTGATCGATCGCGCCGGCCGGATGGTGTGGGGCTGTGTGCCGCGCGTCGATGGCGATCCGTTGTTTTCCGCGCTGATCGGCGGAGAAGAGCCTGAACACGGCTTCTGGTCGGTGGAGCTGGAGGATGTGGCCGAAACCACGCAATCCTATCTCACCAACACCTCTGTTCTGGTGACCCGCCAGAGCGACGGGGCGGGCAATACCATCGAGATCCTCGATTTCTGCCCCTATTTCCGCCGCCATGGCCGCACCTATCGCCCGGTGGCCTTTGCGCGCATCGTGCGCCCCGTCTCGGGCAATCCGCGCATCCGCATGCGGCTGCGCCCCACGCGCAACTGGGGTCATCCGGCGCGCGGCGTGGTGGGGGGGACCAACCATATCCGCTACCCCACCGAGGCGATGGTGATGCGGCTGACCACCACCGCGCCGGTCGGCTATATCCATGAGGAGCGGCTGTTCCGCCTCGAAGGGACGATGCATTTCTTCCTCGGGCCCGATGAGAGCTTCTCGGCGGATATGAGTTCGACGCTCGACGAGATGCTGAAGAACACCGCTGACGAATGGCGCGAATGGGTGCGCGGGCTGGCCATTCCGCTGGAGTGGCAAGGGGCGGTGATCCGCTCGGCCATCACGCTCAAGCTGTGCCAGCATGAGGAAAGCGGGGCGATCGTCGCCGCGCTGACCACCTCGATCCCCGAGCACAAGGGCTCGCAGCGCAATTGGGATTACCGTTACTGCTGGATCCGCGACGCCTATTACACAGTGCAGGCGCTGAACCGGCTGGGCGCGCTCGATGTGCTGGAAGGCTATCTGGTCTATCTGCGCAACATCGTGGATTCGGCGCGGGGCGGGCATATCCAGCCGCTCTATGGTGTGCTGGGCGAGGCCACCTTGCATGAGCGCGAGGAAGAGCTGCTTTCGGGCTATCGCGGTATGGGGCCGGTGCGTGTCGGCAATCTGGCCTATGAGCAGGTCCAGCATGACGCCTATGGCCAGATCGTGCTGTCGAACACGCAGGCCTTTTTCGACGAGCGCCTGTTCCGCAAGGCGGGGATCGACGATTTCCAGTCGCTGGAACGGGTGGGCGAACGCGCCTGGCACCATTACGACCAGCCCGACGCGGGTCTGTGGGAGCTGCGCACGCGGCAATCGGTGCACACCTATTCCGCCGCCATGTGCTGGGCGGCCTGCGACCGTCTGGCCAATGCCGCCCATGTGCTGGGGCTGGAGGAACGCTCGACCCTCTGGCAGGAGCGCGCCGACACCATCCGCACCCGCATCGAGACGGCGGCATGGCGCCCCGACACGCGGCGCCTGTCGGCCACCTTCTCGGGCGACGATCTGGATGCCAGCGTGCTGCAGCTTCTCGAACTGCGCTTTCTGGCGCCTGACGACGAACGTTTTCAGGATACGCTGGCTGCTGTCGAGGAAGGCCTGCGGCGCGGCTCGCATATGCTGCGCTATGCCACGGAGGACGATTTCGGCCTGCCGCAGACCGCCTTTAACGTCTGCACCTTCTGGTTGATCGAGGCGCTCTATTACACCGGGCGCGAGGCCGAGGCGCGCGCCCTGTTCGAGGAAATGCTCTCGCGCCGCACCGCCGCCGGGCTGTTGTCCGAAGACATCGATCCCGTCACCGGCGAGCTGTGGGGCAATTACCCTCAGACCTATTCGCTGGTCGGCATCATCAACTGCGCTGTTTTGCTCAGCAAACCCTGGAGTTCCATCCGTTGA
- a CDS encoding low temperature requirement protein A, protein MKGRHQPLLRRRDGHGARVTSEELFFDLVYAFAVTQLSHLLLHRLDWLGALDTLILWFAMWLGWQYVCWITNWFDPETPKVRGMLFAVMPLTLVIAAALPEAFGERGLIFALAYGAMQVGCAGWSLWDLRGGHPLRMNYLRIFLWMVIAACFWIAGGLAEPMMRRALWVGGVACIYISPMLGFWLPGLGRSVTSDWTIDGGHLAERCQCFVIVALGEAVLATGGGFAEAEHWPWVLVGALAVTFMTTLTLWWLYFGTSSRAATAKIEHAEDPGAIGAQFHYVHALLVGGIVAAAVGHDLVIEHPLEHTQWRDLLALGAGPGLYLLGSTLYKRVVYGHWPLSHLVGLAVLVLGLPLGLGQSRLMVEGALGAVLLGTAWREYVVRGRRREKASHQ, encoded by the coding sequence ATGAAAGGCCGCCACCAACCCCTGCTGCGCCGCCGCGACGGCCATGGCGCGCGCGTCACCAGCGAGGAGCTGTTCTTCGATCTGGTCTATGCCTTTGCCGTCACCCAGCTTTCGCATCTGCTGCTGCACCGGCTCGATTGGCTGGGCGCACTCGACACGCTGATCCTGTGGTTCGCCATGTGGCTGGGCTGGCAGTATGTCTGCTGGATCACCAACTGGTTCGACCCCGAAACGCCCAAGGTGCGGGGCATGCTCTTCGCGGTGATGCCACTGACGCTGGTGATCGCCGCCGCTCTGCCCGAGGCCTTTGGCGAGCGCGGGCTGATCTTTGCCCTGGCCTACGGGGCGATGCAGGTGGGCTGCGCGGGCTGGAGCCTGTGGGATCTGCGCGGCGGCCACCCCTTGCGGATGAACTATCTGCGCATCTTCCTCTGGATGGTGATCGCGGCCTGTTTCTGGATCGCGGGCGGTCTGGCCGAGCCCATGATGCGACGCGCCTTGTGGGTGGGCGGCGTGGCCTGCATCTACATCTCGCCGATGCTGGGCTTCTGGCTGCCGGGGCTGGGGCGCTCGGTGACCAGCGACTGGACCATCGACGGCGGCCATCTGGCCGAGCGTTGCCAGTGCTTCGTCATCGTCGCGCTGGGCGAGGCGGTGCTGGCCACCGGCGGCGGCTTTGCCGAGGCCGAGCATTGGCCATGGGTGCTGGTGGGCGCGCTGGCGGTCACCTTCATGACCACGCTGACCCTGTGGTGGCTCTATTTCGGCACCTCCAGCCGGGCGGCGACGGCCAAGATCGAACATGCGGAAGACCCCGGCGCGATCGGGGCGCAGTTCCATTATGTCCATGCCCTGCTGGTGGGCGGCATCGTGGCGGCGGCGGTGGGGCACGATCTGGTGATCGAGCATCCGCTGGAGCACACGCAGTGGCGCGATCTGCTGGCGCTGGGGGCCGGGCCGGGGCTCTATCTGCTGGGCAGCACGCTCTACAAAAGGGTGGTCTATGGGCACTGGCCGCTCTCGCATCTGGTGGGGCTGGCGGTGCTGGTGCTGGGCCTGCCGCTGGGCCTTGGCCAGAGCCGCCTGATGGTCGAGGGCGCGCTGGGCGCGGTGCTGCTGGGCACCGCCTGGCGCGAGTATGTGGTGCGTGGGCGCCGCCGTGAAAAGGCGTCGCATCAATAG
- a CDS encoding trehalose-6-phosphate synthase, whose product MSRLIVISNRVSAGGGAAGGLAVALMAALRENGGIWFGWSGGRTDHFTGHINFHIEDDVRTATIDLEDQDIEEYYNGYANRTLWPLFHYRIDLAEYERSFAGGYRRVNERFAETVLPLIEAEDHVWVQDYHMLPLGADLRGHGVTNRIGFFLHIPWPPRKLLMTLPEAREMVEMLFAYDLMGFHTQEWLESFCDFVREELGGTISEDYVATLGDRSLKLIACPVGIDAREFAELASSTTAHETCQRVKDSAVGRALMVGVDRLDYSKGLEERFLGYERFLTEHPEERKEVVLLQIAPPSRGAVESYQRIRTTLEGLAGRINGAYAGLDWVPIRYVNQAYARDALAGVYRASRIGLVTPLMDGMNLVAKEYVAAQDPNDPGVLILSRFAGAASQMKEAILVNPHSAEELSDAMLQALVMPLEERKRRWTTMMEDVQRRDVMWWLKEFTAALAACRQHDEPEQIEGLPSDGAVEAQ is encoded by the coding sequence TTGAGTCGTCTGATCGTCATTTCCAATCGTGTCAGTGCAGGCGGAGGCGCCGCCGGCGGCCTCGCCGTGGCGTTGATGGCCGCGCTGCGTGAAAATGGAGGCATCTGGTTCGGCTGGTCGGGCGGGCGCACCGACCATTTCACCGGCCATATCAACTTTCATATCGAGGATGACGTCCGCACCGCCACCATCGATCTGGAAGACCAGGACATCGAGGAATATTACAACGGCTACGCCAACCGCACGCTGTGGCCGTTGTTCCATTACCGCATCGATCTGGCCGAGTACGAGCGCAGCTTTGCCGGGGGTTATCGCCGTGTGAATGAGCGCTTTGCCGAGACCGTTCTCCCGCTGATCGAGGCGGAGGATCATGTCTGGGTGCAGGATTACCATATGCTGCCGCTGGGCGCCGATCTGCGCGGGCATGGCGTGACCAACCGCATCGGCTTCTTCCTCCATATCCCCTGGCCGCCGCGCAAGCTGCTGATGACACTGCCCGAGGCGCGGGAAATGGTGGAGATGCTCTTCGCCTATGATCTGATGGGCTTTCACACGCAGGAATGGCTGGAGAGCTTCTGCGATTTCGTGCGCGAGGAGCTGGGTGGCACCATCAGCGAGGATTATGTCGCCACTTTGGGCGACCGCAGCCTCAAATTGATCGCCTGCCCCGTCGGCATCGATGCGCGCGAATTTGCCGAGCTGGCCAGCAGCACGACCGCGCATGAAACCTGCCAGCGGGTGAAGGACAGCGCCGTGGGCCGCGCCCTGATGGTGGGCGTCGACCGCCTCGACTATTCCAAAGGGCTGGAGGAGCGGTTCCTCGGCTACGAGCGCTTCCTCACCGAGCATCCCGAGGAGCGCAAGGAGGTGGTGCTGCTGCAGATCGCGCCACCTTCGCGCGGGGCGGTGGAAAGCTATCAGCGCATCCGCACCACGCTGGAAGGGCTGGCGGGGCGCATCAACGGGGCTTACGCCGGGCTCGACTGGGTGCCGATCCGCTATGTGAATCAGGCCTATGCGCGCGATGCGCTGGCGGGCGTCTATCGCGCCAGCCGTATCGGGCTGGTGACGCCGCTGATGGACGGCATGAATCTGGTCGCCAAGGAGTATGTCGCGGCGCAGGACCCGAACGACCCCGGCGTGCTGATCCTCTCGCGCTTTGCCGGGGCCGCCTCGCAGATGAAGGAGGCGATCCTCGTCAACCCGCACAGCGCCGAGGAACTGTCCGACGCCATGTTGCAGGCACTGGTCATGCCGCTGGAAGAGCGCAAGCGCCGCTGGACCACGATGATGGAAGACGTTCAGCGCCGCGACGTGATGTGGTGGCTGAAGGAGTTTACCGCCGCGCTGGCGGCTTGTCGGCAGCATGACGAGCCGGAGCAGATCGAAGGGTTGCCTTCGGATGGGGCGGTAGAAGCCCAGTAA